CAGGTTCTGACTTCGGGCTTTGTCGAGCGAGCGATTGCGCGTCAAAGTCATGCACCAAGCCTCCCAGTTTTGTACGCTGCCAGACTGCTCTTCTGAGGATTTCCAGATTTTTTCCATCACTTCCTGCACCACATCCTCCGCCTCATGCACGCTACCTGTGATGCGCAACGCAAATCGGAAGAGCTTGTCGCGGATAGGGAATATATGTTGTTGGAAAATTGCCTGAGTCATCCAGATTGCTGCGCTTATGGAAGCAAGACGCAAAGGGAAAAATTATGTTACAGGTGGGTAGAAAAAAGTGTGAGAAATATTCTGAGTGCATTTTACCTTCGCTACACGATATTTGGATGTCATAATTTGTTAAACGAATCAACACTTCGACCGATGAAATTCTTTCTGGATGCTTGTGGCTGCCCGCCTTTTCATTTCAATTGCCAGAGGTTAACCTACGGCGGCACATCCCTTTCTCTCCATTTTCGATACGGCCCAGAGTTATTAAGCGCCATACGTCGTCAATAATTTGATTTTTCATTCCTGCCTGACTTGTCCTAAAATAGGTTTACACAAAAAGTAAACTAAAAACAGGACAAAGATGAAAAAAGCAAACCATTACTCGGATCAATTCAAAAAGCGGGTAGTAAACGAGGTTTTGTCAGGCGAAGAGAGCCTGGAGTACTATCGTCGGAAATACCGGATAGGCGGAAGTATGACGATATCCAGGTGGATTGATAAATTTGCAACGGAAGAACTCGTACCCATGTCAACAAAAAGAAAAGACAGCGAAGAAGTGGCCGAACTAAAGGCCGAGTTGGCCCTATTGCGACGGGAGTTGGCGGATGAGCGCCTTCGCAGAGAGGCTTATGAATTGATGGTCAAGATAGCGGAGGAGGAGTTTGACATCCCGATCGAAAAAAAGTTTGGTGTCAAACAGCCCAAAAAATGAAGGACCTGCATCCACAAGTACCGCTGGGGCACTTGTGTGGGTTGTTTGACAAGAGTCGCCAAGCCTTTTACCAAAGGCAACAGGTCATATATGAACGGGCGCTGGAGGAGCACCTTGTCCTGAGCCAGGTTCGCAGCATCCGCAAACGGCAACCTCGGATAGGCTGTCGGAAACTCCTGGTGAAGTTGGAAGAAAGAGGGATCGAGATAGGCCGCGATGCGCTTTTTGACATGCTTCGGGACAATGGGCTGCTGGTAAGGCGGCGCCGGAACGGGACAAGAACCACCAACAGCAGCCATTGGTTGCGGAAATACCCCAACCTGATCCGGCACTTTGAGGCCATGCGCCCCAACCGGCTTTGGGTAAGCGACATCACGTATTTGGAGACCGAGGAAGGCTATCTGTACCTGTTTTTGATAACAGATGCGTGCTCCAAAAAGATACTGGGCTTTGCACTTGCGGACAATCTGGATGCGGACAATGCAGTAGAGGCACTGAAAATGGCCCTCAAAACGATGAAAGAGGACTGCTCCGGCTTGATCCATCACTCGGACCGCGGCGTGCAGTATTGTTCTGACAAGTATGTGAAACTGCTGAACAAGCACAACATCCTGATCAGCATGACGGAAAACGGGGACCCGCTGGAGAACGCCATCGCAGAGCGTGTCAACGGGATTCTGAAGGATGAGTGGCTATATGACATGGGCAAAATGGACAAGTCCACCATGCGCAAGATCATTCCACAAATCATCCACATTTACAACGACGAACGCCCGCACCTGAGCATCGATATGTTGACCCCAAACGTAGCGCACAGCATGAGCGAAAAACTGAAAAAACGTTGGAAAAACTACTACCGGACTTCCAATCAGACAGAGGAAACCAAGTTGGGTTTTTCCACAAACTAACATTTGCCAACAAAAAGAAAAAAGAAGCAAAAAAGAAAAAATACATGATGACAGTGATTCATGTATCTGTAAACTTTTTTTAGGACGGGTCAGAAGAATTTTCTCAGAAGAATAGGGAGAGAGAGCAGGAAAGAGAAAAGAGATGGGAACGCATAAGGAAAGCTGCTCAGGAAGAATATATCAGCAGTTTGGGCGGAGGAGGAGTAGGGTTTAATGACGAGGGTAAAGTTATATATGACGATGGCTCACTTGATGGGAATGTGTATTTTTTCCCAAATTATACAGGGCCGAAACTTAAGTCTATGAAAGATGTCAAATCAAAAGGAATAGACTATATTACAGTAATATCAGGGGGGCGATGGGTCTCGACTCCTGAAGTTTTTCATCGTTGCTTTACCGCTTTTGCGTGCCAAGAAGGAGTCCCGACCACAGCTATTACACATGCAGCACCAGACGCCCCAGCTTTAGTAGCAATGAGGGTAGGAATTTGGGGGGTACCAACAGCAAATCAAGATGGGACAATTTCTGTTGTTCCCTTCACGCAAGGCTATGTTGGATATAGTAGAGAATCATCCGTATATGTTGGGCGATTTGCTTTTTATCAGTTTTGGAATACATCTGTCCATGAGCTTCAGCATATATTGTATGCCTTGCAAAATCCAAATGGATTTACCTTTAATAACATGACAGGTTATTCTATCTGGTATAATCAAAACGAAATAGATGCTTACAATTATCAAAAAGGGCATATCTCTTTTGATAAACTGTCTGAAACTCCATTCTCTACAGGTGTCAATCATGATATTCAAACGTATCAAAATAGAATCAAGCGCCTTCGCGGCCAATAAACTATTGCTTATTATTGGCTCATTGTTTATTTGGACAGTCGGATGTCGCACTTTGCCCGTCAGCGAAAACGTAAAGTTTTACGCAAGTCCTTCTTATGCAAACATCGATTCATCCTTAATCTATCTGAATATTGAATTTTGGGGCACTCAAAAAAAGACCATTGTTTTTGATTGGAAAATGCTTTATTTTCAAGAACCTTGTATTCTTACCAAGGGCATAAAAAGTGAGAAAATAGACAAAACGGTACTATTATCCATGTCAACTTGTCCCTATGAGGCTTTAATCTTCGAAGACTCAGATGGAAATTTTAATACCCTTCACAATTTAGCATTTTATCCAACTACAGGCCCACATTCAGGAAAAATGGTTGGAGGCTATCCTGCTGACATTAAACCTGATACAGTATTTTTAAACAATAGCAGGGCAAAATTATCTCGAAATACTTTGCCTATTGAAGTGCTTTACCCTGTCGAAAAGAGCGAACGAATAAGATTATACTATACATATACTGGGGAAAACAATAAAAAAGTAGTCATTCGTTCAAATTGGTTTGATTGTTTGCCCTTGCCTAATTCTTACAAATCTTTTAGAAAGTAGTACCCCTTGCTAGCGCGAAGTTGTCCAAAATAAAGACCGAAACGCTGGCGCGATGCTATGGCTCCCCTGCTGGCACGATGCTACGGCATCGTGACAGAATATCCTTCGGGCTTTTGCCCGGCCTTAACAACCGATGCCGCCAACCGCATGCTCGCCGCCGACCACTACACCAACAGCAGCGGTTCGTGGACATTCACGAACAATTACACCGAATCGGGGATTACTTATGACCTCAACGGCAACATCAAATCTTACACCCGGCGCGGCCTGACCTCCGGCACTTCCACTTTCGGCAACATAGACCAGTTGGCCTACCACTTCGACGATGTGGCGCGTCCTGACAGATTGACAAGAGTAGTAGATGCCGCCAGTTCGACCAAGGGTTTCAAGTACAACACTTCGGCCACTTCGCCCCATTACTCCTACGACCTCAACGGCAACTTGACGCTCGACAAGCACAAAGACCTCTCCTTCAGTTACAACCACCTCAACCTGCCCAACTACATCTTTCCGCCTCGCTTGGTCTTCCGCCTTGCTTGGTCTCCCCTGCCGCCGCGCTTGTGTCTTTTGACCAAGCGCACTCGCGTGTGGCGCTCCAAAAAACACCCGACACACCAGCCACCCACGCTTCACCCGCCACAAAATCAACTCCAACAACTGGGTGGTCACCTCCGCCCCGGTTTATGACGAACTCAACCGCCTCGCCGATAAACGCCTCCACGCCTCCAACTACGACGGCACCTCGGCGGTGACCCTTGCCTCCAACTTCAACTACCTGCAATCCCTCGACTACACCTATAATATAAGGGGATGGCTTACGGGCATCAACGACATCGCCACTTGCAGCGCCCAAAGCGGCGACAACCTCGTGGATATGTTCCGTATGCAACTCACCTACGAGACCAACGCCAACGGCGGCACGGAGCAGTACAACGGCAACATCGCCACCATGCAATGGAACACCCATATCAATGGCACATGTGGTACGCGCCAACTCTACCGCTTCTCTTACGATGGCGCCAACCGCCTCACCGCCGCTGCTCACCGCACCTGGAGCGGCAGCGCCTGGACCGACCCCGCCCGCTACAACGAATCGGGTATCACCTACGACCTCAACGGCAACATCAAATCCTACAACCGACAAGGGCTTGTCAGCGGCACCGCCACCTTCGGCACTATTGACAACCTGACCTACTACTTCGATGATGTCGCTCGTCCCGACAGGTTGACAAGAGTAGTAGACGCCGCCAGCGCAACCAAAGGCTTCAAATACAACGCCTCGGCCACCTCGCCGCACTACACTTACGACCTGAACGGCAACCTGACACTCGACAAACACAAAGACCTCACCTTCAACTACAACCACCTCAACCTCCCCAACTCCATCAACAACTCCGCTGACTCCTACATCACCCTGACCTACACCGCCGACGGGGAAAAACTCACCAAAATAAGTCCAGCCGAAACGCGCAACTATATCACCGGCATCGAGTATCTTGGCGCGAACCTGGACGCCATCTACCACGCCGAAGGGCGCTGCACGCCCAATGGCGCATCAGCCTTCCACTACGAGTACACCCTCAAAGACCATTTAGGCAACGCACGGGTGAACTTCCGCGCCAACGGGACGGCGGTGACTTTCCTCGAAGAAATGCACTACTATCCCTTCGGGATGCTGATGGAAGGCATCGGCACGGCAGCGGTGACGGTGAACAAGTACAAGTATAACGGCAAGGAATTGAACGATGATTTGGGGTTGAATTTGTCCGATTACGGGGCGAGGTGGTACGATGCTGCGCTGGGACGGTGGTGGAGTGTGGATCCGTTGGGCGACCATCCGAAACAGGTTGGGATCTCTCCATATACCTTTACAGCCAATAACCCGATTAAGTATGTTGACCCAACGGGAATGATTTGGGAGAATCCTAAGCAAGCTG
This genomic interval from Saprospiraceae bacterium contains the following:
- a CDS encoding transposase — its product is MKKANHYSDQFKKRVVNEVLSGEESLEYYRRKYRIGGSMTISRWIDKFATEELVPMSTKRKDSEEVAELKAELALLRRELADERLRREAYELMVKIAEEEFDIPIEKKFGVKQPKK
- a CDS encoding IS3 family transposase, whose protein sequence is MKDLHPQVPLGHLCGLFDKSRQAFYQRQQVIYERALEEHLVLSQVRSIRKRQPRIGCRKLLVKLEERGIEIGRDALFDMLRDNGLLVRRRRNGTRTTNSSHWLRKYPNLIRHFEAMRPNRLWVSDITYLETEEGYLYLFLITDACSKKILGFALADNLDADNAVEALKMALKTMKEDCSGLIHHSDRGVQYCSDKYVKLLNKHNILISMTENGDPLENAIAERVNGILKDEWLYDMGKMDKSTMRKIIPQIIHIYNDERPHLSIDMLTPNVAHSMSEKLKKRWKNYYRTSNQTEETKLGFSTN